The following coding sequences are from one Tachysurus vachellii isolate PV-2020 chromosome 7, HZAU_Pvac_v1, whole genome shotgun sequence window:
- the LOC132848776 gene encoding interferon-induced very large GTPase 1-like isoform X1: protein MESSDEEQFEDTKDLLDEDLQINLSEKQSAKLQLKEETVTPEDVPAPYDISMQSIGTDFASLQWKCVNSISAFELRCSSSTSSIIQTLSQHYAKVSGLCPGTEYTFTVISVSENGNKSSAAKVSAYTIPNPPENITVENIGTTSVTLSWHPPASLEKRYQVVCSHNGTTVHEEETETNTLVIDNLSPGKTYSFHIATVLKNGSTSETAVLDTRTPINLESFLQDLGLKQHLTDKLSLSSVLQIDKSTVTDDPAQTRSDLPWLFLKKIMMVNVTARSVKCAPSNTDDEDLSLDLYRDLESLDLNQDLSHKINPLDIITALFLCSDSFLQQEIAFKMSMCQFSVPLLLPNCDTQQSMLMLWALRDIVKKYRPHSLSDPRGFVEDRIVLAELPLVSFVRLGDCSISKSQILNKLLSNPQQYHDTFVHREMDCGDIPRKISNGMVEISWYLPCGSKNIDIFLEPLAIANLRGDISTFETQYSFLCQISTAVFVFSDNFETNYQLLTNTCVKAQLFLVGNAHNKAFNLDSLKRTAAALKLKKNNIILKTKQNDADFVTNLCSAVCDVVKNSSLTVQLEKMTRVAHEFGILIDEDNKECQHAKENAKNINNKIQDTIKFKEEQLPLQGEIWKKLGKIEKEECRLRKAGDKNIEIYKGELIEQKMKLRKQQSNYEMSEAMCCFISALSSSTLERSFFLKWMRMYLDNLSRENLSKLREKYKEKCQQSSEKKEEIAILDKQISNSALGTEHFLREMGQLYEAAVSLPENIQSREQMLHLPKLCAELLLDGFPLELVDGDASNIPLRWISDVLKELNTLVQPKNKIMVVTVLGVQSTGKSTLLNTMFGVQFAVSSGRCTRGAFMLMIKVTDSFRKILNCDHLVIIDTEGLKSPELAQLDDSYEHDNELATLVVGLSDITIINIAMENSTEMKDILQIVVHAFLRMKEVGKKPMCAFVHQNVADVSAHDKNMRDRKLLLEQLNEMTEAAAKMENKELYKKFTDVMEYDPETGNWYIPGLWHGNPPMAPVNAGYSEAVYDFKKNITNVLVNKKISTNNIEEFLEWTKSLWNAVKYENFIFSFRNSLVADAYMKLCTEFHKWEWSFKKDMFKWLTSAETRVCNFEIMKSKSDKTNLQDLLRTLKDEASSELDELEKTIMENLNKYYEQTEGHVYLVEKYKEDFVNSAKSLRRETENSVLNKLEAVIEIRKGKNNLDNIKKIHTDKMENKVLKLLEELRKNKHSESMSEEELNNIFENIWEETVKELSFNGLRRRIVSDSVFKQLRLNMKQKGSSVAQRLNKGNLDQYGKEEYVVTADGLFKKAIEMMQVYKFDQTRRLQQLADSTIDACMQSINNKKEGKADYHDTYIQEILNIIDTKLTSLRKLKVSGEFELSLKLHICAISAREFQAMHDSFIEENDPRRCLEQSKEKYRADFKDLFSNRDQCQRKAAEFAQLCLSPAVETFICNSLGLDIIDTMLQGENAFQFSTRSFFQFSILKQLLDDSNFENYVSYISSYERFVKEWILKQIEVRFSKGNKLFELEVQHLKGAIMEIKEAIRKAQHKPDENESIKGFIQNICKELGKKLVFSNYAAVMVLNNAKQEQFSYWLMRSVEEMEESLKTKFKKEDILTKLKTLKVKPQDELFKRVFGCGKQCPFCKAPCEAGGEAHTHHCASVHRPQGLGLYRDEHSGKLVTNICSTDVNTEARFICLETNHVFHPYKKYREIFPDWNIPADPSIEASDYWKFVMAKYNNLFAKAYNAKPADIPQVWKKITKKAAEKSLKECFSIK, encoded by the exons ATGGAGAGTTCTGATGAAGAG CAGTTTGAAGACACCAAAGATCTTTTGGATGAAGATCTACAAATAAATCTTTCTGAAAAACAGTCTGCGAAGCTACAGCTAAAAGAGGAGACAGTCACTCCAGAAG atGTTCCTGCACCATATGACATTTCAATGCAGTCCATTGGGACTGATTTTGCTAGTCTTCAGTGGAAATGTGTAAACAGCATATCAGCCTTTGAGCTGAGGTGCTCCAGCAGCACATCCTCAATCATCCAGACCCTTTCACAGCATTATGCAAAAGTGTCAGGACTGTGCCCAGGCACCGAGTACACTTTTACTGTGATTTCAGTCTCAGAAAATGGAAACAAGAGTTCTGCAGCCAAAGTGTCTGCATATACAA TTCCAAACCCACCTGAAAACATCACGGTTGAGAATATTGGTACTACATCAGTTACACTATCCTGGCATCCACCTGCTTCCTTAGAGAAGAGGTACCAAGTGGTGTGTTCTCACAATGGTACAACTGTTCATGAAGAGGAAACAGAAACTAACACACTAGTTATCGATAACCTGTCTCCAGGAAAAACATATTCCTTCCACATTGCAACAGTGCTCAAAAATGGGAGCACAAGTGAGACAGCTGTGTTAGATACTCGTACTC CAATAAATCTTGAGAGCTTTCTTCAGGACTTGGGGCTGAAACAACACCTCACTGATAAACTCTCACTGAGTTCTGTACTACAGATAGATAAGAGCACAGTGACAGATGATCCAGCACAGACTCGATCAGATTTACCATGGCTTTTCCTCAAGAAGATTATGATGGTGAATGTGACTGCAAGAAGTGTCAAATGTGCTCCATCAAATACTGACGATGAAGATTTGAGTTTGGATTTGTATAGAGATCTGGAGAGCCTTGACCTCAACCAGGACCTTAGTcataaaataaatcctttaGACATCATAACTGCACTCTTCCTTTGCTCAGACAGTTTTCTTCAACAAGAGATTGCCTTCAAAATGTCTATGTGCCAGTTCTCTGTGCCTTTACTGCTTCCTAATTGTGACACACAGCAGAGCATGCTCATGCTTTGGGCCTTAAGAGATATTGTAAAGAAATACAGACCACACTCCTTGTCTGATCCAAGAGGGTTTGTGGAAGACAGGATTGTTCTTGCTGAATTACCTTTGGTATCCTTTGTAAGACTTGGAGACTGTAGCATTTCCAAATCTCAAATCTTGAACAAACTGCTCAGTAATCCACAGCAATATCATGACACATTTGTGCACCGTGAAATGGACTGTGGAGACATCCCAAGAAAAATATCAAATGGTATGGTGGAGATCAGCTGGTACTTACCTTGTGGAAGTAAAAACATAGACATCTTCCTAGAACCTTTGGCTATTGCAAACCTGAGAGGGGACATAAGTACATTTGAGACTCAGTACTCATTCCTGTGTCAGATTTCTACAgcagtttttgttttctctgacaATTTTGAAACCAACTATCAGCTACTCACCAATACATGTGTAAAAGCACAGTTGTTTTTGGTGGGAAATGCACACAACAAAGCCTTCAATCTGGATTCGTTGAAAAGAACAGCTGCTGCATTgaagttgaaaaaaaacaacatcattCTAAAGACCAAACAAAATGATGCAGATTTTGTCACAAATTTGTGTTCTGCTGTGTGCGATGTTGTTAAAAACAGTTCTCTGACAGTACAACTTGAGAAGATGACCAGAGTTGCACATGAATTTGGAATTTTGATTGATGAAGACAACAAGGAGTGCCAACAtgcaaaagaaaatgcaaagaaTATTAACAACAAGATTCAGGACACAATAAAGTTTAAGGAAGAACAGCTCCCTTTGCAGGGTGAGATCTGGAAGAAACTGggaaaaatagagaaagaggaGTGTAGGCTTCGTAAAGCTGGGGATAAGAACATTGAGATATATAAAGGTGAACTTATTGAACAGAAGATGAAACTCAGGAAGCAGCAAAGCAACTATGAAATGTCAGAAGCCATGTGCTGCTTCATAAGTGCACTGTCAAGTTCAACTCTTGAGAGATCCTTCTTCCTGAAATGGATGCGAATGTATTTGGACAATTTATCCCGTGAAAATCTGTCCAAACTTAGAGAAAAGTACAAGGAGAAATGTCAACAATCATctgagaagaaggaggagattGCAATACTGGACAAGCAGATCTCAAACAGTGCTTTAGGAACTGAACACTTTTTGAGGGAAATGGGTCAGCTGTATGAAGCTGCTGTCTCCCTTCCAGAAAATATACAATCACGAGAACAAATGCTACACTTACCTAAACTatgtgctgagctccttttagATGGATTCCCTCTTGAACTAGTTGATGGAGATGCTTCAAATATACCCCTAAGGTGGATTAGTGATGTACTGAAAGAGCTGAATACTTTAGTGCAACCCAAGAATAAGATCATGGTAGTCACAGTATTAGGAGTGCAGAGCACAGGAAAGTCCACCCTATTAAACACCATGTTTGGGGTTCAATTTGCAGTCAGCAGTGGAAGATGCACACGAGGAGCGTTCATGTTGATGATCAAAGTCACCGACAGTTTCAGAAAAATACTTAATTGTGATCATTTAGTGATCATTGACACTGAGGGACTGAAATCACCTGAGCTGGCACAGCTTGATGACAGctatgaacatgacaatgaactGGCTACACTTGTTGTTGGGCTGAGTGATATTACCATAATCAATATTGCCATGGAGAACTCCACAGAAATGAAGGACATTCTGCAGATTGTGGTGCATGCATTCCTCAGGATGAAGGAAGTGGGCAAAAAACCCATGTGTGCATTCGTGCATCAGAATGTAGCTGATGTATCAgcacatgacaaaaacatgagAGACCGGAAGCTTCTTTTAGAGCAACTGAATGAGATGACCGAGGCAGCAGCCAAGATGGAAAACAAAGAACTGTACAAGAAGTTTACTGATGTAATGGAGTATGATCCAGAGACTGGTAACTGGTATATACCTGGGCTCTGGCACGGAAACCCACCAATGGCACCAGTGAATGCAGGCTACTCTGAGGCTGTGTATGACTTCAAAAAGAACATAACCAACGTTCTTGTTAACAAAAAGATATCTACCAACAACATTGAAGAATTTCTGGAGTGGACAAAAAGCTTATGGAATGcagtaaaatatgaaaatttcATATTCAGCTTTAGGAACAGCTTGGTAGCTGATGCATACATGAAGCTATGCACTGAATTCCATAAATGGGAATGGTCTTTTAAAAAGGACATGTTTAAGTGGTTAACATCTGCTGAAACCAGAGTGTGCAATTTTGAGATAATGAAATCCAAATCTGACAAGACAAACCTGCAAGATTTACTGAGGACCCTGAAAGATGAGGCCTCCTCAGAACTTGATGAATTGGAAAAGACCATTATGGAAAACCTCAACAAATACTATGAGCAAACAGAGGGTCATGTCTATCTGGTGGAAAAGTACAAAGAAGACTTTGTAAACAGTGCAAAATCTCTCAGGAGGGAAACAGAAAACTCAGTGTTGAACAAACTAGAGGCAGTTATTGAGATTAGGAAAGGAAAGAATAATTTggacaacataaaaaaaatacatactgaCAAAATGGAGAATAAAGTTCTCAAACTTCTGGAGGAGCTCCggaaaaacaaacattcagaAAGTATGTCTGAAGAAGAGCTTAACAACATCTTTGAAAACATATGGGAGGAAACCGTTAAAGAGCTGTCCTTTAATGGCTTGCGTAGACGAATCGTATCTGACAGTGTTTTTAAGCAGTTACGactgaacatgaaacaaaaaggAAGTTCTGTCGCTCAAAGGTTAAACAAAGGGAATCTGGATCAATACGGCAAAGAGGAATATGTTGTAACAGCAGATGGTCTTTTTAAAAAAGCTATAGAAATGATGCAGGTTTATAAATTTGATCAAACAAGGAGATTGCAACAGTTGGCAGACAGTACCATTGATGCATGTATGCAGTCAATTAACAacaagaaagaaggaaaagcaGATTATCATGACACCTACATTCAGGAGATCCTAAATATAATTGATACAAAATTGACTTCATTAAGGAAATTGAAAGTTTCTGGCGAATTTGAACTGTCCctaaagctacacatttgtgcTATTTCTGCGAGAGAATTCCAGGCCATGCATGACAGTTTTATTGAAGAGAACGACCCACGCCGATGTCTCGAGCAATCCAAAGAGAAGTACCGTGCTGATTTTAAAGATCTGTTCAGTAATCGTGATCAGTGTCAGAGGAAGGCTGCAGAATTCGCACAACTCTGCCTCAGCCCTGCAGTTGAGACATTCATCTGTAACTCACTGGGACTAGACATTATTGACACAATGCTGCAAGGGGAAAATGCATTTCAATTCAGCACACGTTCATTTTTCCAGTTCTCTATTTTAAAACAACTTCTGGATGACAGTAATTTTGAGAACTATGTGAGCTACATAAGTTCTTATGAACGCTTTGTTAAAGAGTGGATATTAAAACAAATCGAAGTCAGATTTTCTAAAGGAAACAAACTTTTTGAGCTGGAAGTGCAGCATCTCAAAGGAGCTATTATGGAGATAAAAGAGGCCATCAGAAAAGCACAACACAAACCAGATGAAAATGAAAGCATTAAGGGATTTATTCAGAACATTTGCAAAGAGCTTGGAAAAAAACTTGTGTTTTCAAATTATGCAGCAGTCATGGTTTTAAACAATGCCAAACAGGAACAATTTTCCTACTGGCTCATGCGGTCTGTGGAGGAAATGGAAGAATCGCTGAAGACTAAATTTAAGAAGGAAGACATTCTGACAAAACTGAAAACACTCAAAGTCAAACCACAGGATGAGCTGTTCAAGCGTGTATTTGGCTGTGGGAAACAGTGTCCATTCTGCAAAGCACCATGTGAGGCAGGAGGAGAAGCTCATACACATCACTGTGCTTCTGTACACAGACCTCAAGGACTTGGTTTATACAGGGATGAGCACTCAGGTAAATTAGTCACCAACATTTGCTCTACTGATGTGAACACTGAAGCCCGGTTCATATGCCTAGAGACCAACCATGTGTTCCATCCTTACAAGAAATACAGGGAGATCTTTCCGGACTGGAACATCCCTGCAGATCCCAGCATAGAGGCCTCAGACTACTGGAAATTTGTTATGGCAAAATATAATAATCTGTTTGCAAAAGCGTATAATGCAAAACCTGCAGATATTCCCcaagtgtggaaaaaaatcacaaagaaagCAGCAGAAAAAAGTCTGAAGGAGTGTTTTAGTATCAAGTAA
- the LOC132848776 gene encoding interferon-induced very large GTPase 1-like isoform X2: MESSDEEFEDTKDLLDEDLQINLSEKQSAKLQLKEETVTPEDVPAPYDISMQSIGTDFASLQWKCVNSISAFELRCSSSTSSIIQTLSQHYAKVSGLCPGTEYTFTVISVSENGNKSSAAKVSAYTIPNPPENITVENIGTTSVTLSWHPPASLEKRYQVVCSHNGTTVHEEETETNTLVIDNLSPGKTYSFHIATVLKNGSTSETAVLDTRTPINLESFLQDLGLKQHLTDKLSLSSVLQIDKSTVTDDPAQTRSDLPWLFLKKIMMVNVTARSVKCAPSNTDDEDLSLDLYRDLESLDLNQDLSHKINPLDIITALFLCSDSFLQQEIAFKMSMCQFSVPLLLPNCDTQQSMLMLWALRDIVKKYRPHSLSDPRGFVEDRIVLAELPLVSFVRLGDCSISKSQILNKLLSNPQQYHDTFVHREMDCGDIPRKISNGMVEISWYLPCGSKNIDIFLEPLAIANLRGDISTFETQYSFLCQISTAVFVFSDNFETNYQLLTNTCVKAQLFLVGNAHNKAFNLDSLKRTAAALKLKKNNIILKTKQNDADFVTNLCSAVCDVVKNSSLTVQLEKMTRVAHEFGILIDEDNKECQHAKENAKNINNKIQDTIKFKEEQLPLQGEIWKKLGKIEKEECRLRKAGDKNIEIYKGELIEQKMKLRKQQSNYEMSEAMCCFISALSSSTLERSFFLKWMRMYLDNLSRENLSKLREKYKEKCQQSSEKKEEIAILDKQISNSALGTEHFLREMGQLYEAAVSLPENIQSREQMLHLPKLCAELLLDGFPLELVDGDASNIPLRWISDVLKELNTLVQPKNKIMVVTVLGVQSTGKSTLLNTMFGVQFAVSSGRCTRGAFMLMIKVTDSFRKILNCDHLVIIDTEGLKSPELAQLDDSYEHDNELATLVVGLSDITIINIAMENSTEMKDILQIVVHAFLRMKEVGKKPMCAFVHQNVADVSAHDKNMRDRKLLLEQLNEMTEAAAKMENKELYKKFTDVMEYDPETGNWYIPGLWHGNPPMAPVNAGYSEAVYDFKKNITNVLVNKKISTNNIEEFLEWTKSLWNAVKYENFIFSFRNSLVADAYMKLCTEFHKWEWSFKKDMFKWLTSAETRVCNFEIMKSKSDKTNLQDLLRTLKDEASSELDELEKTIMENLNKYYEQTEGHVYLVEKYKEDFVNSAKSLRRETENSVLNKLEAVIEIRKGKNNLDNIKKIHTDKMENKVLKLLEELRKNKHSESMSEEELNNIFENIWEETVKELSFNGLRRRIVSDSVFKQLRLNMKQKGSSVAQRLNKGNLDQYGKEEYVVTADGLFKKAIEMMQVYKFDQTRRLQQLADSTIDACMQSINNKKEGKADYHDTYIQEILNIIDTKLTSLRKLKVSGEFELSLKLHICAISAREFQAMHDSFIEENDPRRCLEQSKEKYRADFKDLFSNRDQCQRKAAEFAQLCLSPAVETFICNSLGLDIIDTMLQGENAFQFSTRSFFQFSILKQLLDDSNFENYVSYISSYERFVKEWILKQIEVRFSKGNKLFELEVQHLKGAIMEIKEAIRKAQHKPDENESIKGFIQNICKELGKKLVFSNYAAVMVLNNAKQEQFSYWLMRSVEEMEESLKTKFKKEDILTKLKTLKVKPQDELFKRVFGCGKQCPFCKAPCEAGGEAHTHHCASVHRPQGLGLYRDEHSGKLVTNICSTDVNTEARFICLETNHVFHPYKKYREIFPDWNIPADPSIEASDYWKFVMAKYNNLFAKAYNAKPADIPQVWKKITKKAAEKSLKECFSIK; the protein is encoded by the exons ATGGAGAGTTCTGATGAAGAG TTTGAAGACACCAAAGATCTTTTGGATGAAGATCTACAAATAAATCTTTCTGAAAAACAGTCTGCGAAGCTACAGCTAAAAGAGGAGACAGTCACTCCAGAAG atGTTCCTGCACCATATGACATTTCAATGCAGTCCATTGGGACTGATTTTGCTAGTCTTCAGTGGAAATGTGTAAACAGCATATCAGCCTTTGAGCTGAGGTGCTCCAGCAGCACATCCTCAATCATCCAGACCCTTTCACAGCATTATGCAAAAGTGTCAGGACTGTGCCCAGGCACCGAGTACACTTTTACTGTGATTTCAGTCTCAGAAAATGGAAACAAGAGTTCTGCAGCCAAAGTGTCTGCATATACAA TTCCAAACCCACCTGAAAACATCACGGTTGAGAATATTGGTACTACATCAGTTACACTATCCTGGCATCCACCTGCTTCCTTAGAGAAGAGGTACCAAGTGGTGTGTTCTCACAATGGTACAACTGTTCATGAAGAGGAAACAGAAACTAACACACTAGTTATCGATAACCTGTCTCCAGGAAAAACATATTCCTTCCACATTGCAACAGTGCTCAAAAATGGGAGCACAAGTGAGACAGCTGTGTTAGATACTCGTACTC CAATAAATCTTGAGAGCTTTCTTCAGGACTTGGGGCTGAAACAACACCTCACTGATAAACTCTCACTGAGTTCTGTACTACAGATAGATAAGAGCACAGTGACAGATGATCCAGCACAGACTCGATCAGATTTACCATGGCTTTTCCTCAAGAAGATTATGATGGTGAATGTGACTGCAAGAAGTGTCAAATGTGCTCCATCAAATACTGACGATGAAGATTTGAGTTTGGATTTGTATAGAGATCTGGAGAGCCTTGACCTCAACCAGGACCTTAGTcataaaataaatcctttaGACATCATAACTGCACTCTTCCTTTGCTCAGACAGTTTTCTTCAACAAGAGATTGCCTTCAAAATGTCTATGTGCCAGTTCTCTGTGCCTTTACTGCTTCCTAATTGTGACACACAGCAGAGCATGCTCATGCTTTGGGCCTTAAGAGATATTGTAAAGAAATACAGACCACACTCCTTGTCTGATCCAAGAGGGTTTGTGGAAGACAGGATTGTTCTTGCTGAATTACCTTTGGTATCCTTTGTAAGACTTGGAGACTGTAGCATTTCCAAATCTCAAATCTTGAACAAACTGCTCAGTAATCCACAGCAATATCATGACACATTTGTGCACCGTGAAATGGACTGTGGAGACATCCCAAGAAAAATATCAAATGGTATGGTGGAGATCAGCTGGTACTTACCTTGTGGAAGTAAAAACATAGACATCTTCCTAGAACCTTTGGCTATTGCAAACCTGAGAGGGGACATAAGTACATTTGAGACTCAGTACTCATTCCTGTGTCAGATTTCTACAgcagtttttgttttctctgacaATTTTGAAACCAACTATCAGCTACTCACCAATACATGTGTAAAAGCACAGTTGTTTTTGGTGGGAAATGCACACAACAAAGCCTTCAATCTGGATTCGTTGAAAAGAACAGCTGCTGCATTgaagttgaaaaaaaacaacatcattCTAAAGACCAAACAAAATGATGCAGATTTTGTCACAAATTTGTGTTCTGCTGTGTGCGATGTTGTTAAAAACAGTTCTCTGACAGTACAACTTGAGAAGATGACCAGAGTTGCACATGAATTTGGAATTTTGATTGATGAAGACAACAAGGAGTGCCAACAtgcaaaagaaaatgcaaagaaTATTAACAACAAGATTCAGGACACAATAAAGTTTAAGGAAGAACAGCTCCCTTTGCAGGGTGAGATCTGGAAGAAACTGggaaaaatagagaaagaggaGTGTAGGCTTCGTAAAGCTGGGGATAAGAACATTGAGATATATAAAGGTGAACTTATTGAACAGAAGATGAAACTCAGGAAGCAGCAAAGCAACTATGAAATGTCAGAAGCCATGTGCTGCTTCATAAGTGCACTGTCAAGTTCAACTCTTGAGAGATCCTTCTTCCTGAAATGGATGCGAATGTATTTGGACAATTTATCCCGTGAAAATCTGTCCAAACTTAGAGAAAAGTACAAGGAGAAATGTCAACAATCATctgagaagaaggaggagattGCAATACTGGACAAGCAGATCTCAAACAGTGCTTTAGGAACTGAACACTTTTTGAGGGAAATGGGTCAGCTGTATGAAGCTGCTGTCTCCCTTCCAGAAAATATACAATCACGAGAACAAATGCTACACTTACCTAAACTatgtgctgagctccttttagATGGATTCCCTCTTGAACTAGTTGATGGAGATGCTTCAAATATACCCCTAAGGTGGATTAGTGATGTACTGAAAGAGCTGAATACTTTAGTGCAACCCAAGAATAAGATCATGGTAGTCACAGTATTAGGAGTGCAGAGCACAGGAAAGTCCACCCTATTAAACACCATGTTTGGGGTTCAATTTGCAGTCAGCAGTGGAAGATGCACACGAGGAGCGTTCATGTTGATGATCAAAGTCACCGACAGTTTCAGAAAAATACTTAATTGTGATCATTTAGTGATCATTGACACTGAGGGACTGAAATCACCTGAGCTGGCACAGCTTGATGACAGctatgaacatgacaatgaactGGCTACACTTGTTGTTGGGCTGAGTGATATTACCATAATCAATATTGCCATGGAGAACTCCACAGAAATGAAGGACATTCTGCAGATTGTGGTGCATGCATTCCTCAGGATGAAGGAAGTGGGCAAAAAACCCATGTGTGCATTCGTGCATCAGAATGTAGCTGATGTATCAgcacatgacaaaaacatgagAGACCGGAAGCTTCTTTTAGAGCAACTGAATGAGATGACCGAGGCAGCAGCCAAGATGGAAAACAAAGAACTGTACAAGAAGTTTACTGATGTAATGGAGTATGATCCAGAGACTGGTAACTGGTATATACCTGGGCTCTGGCACGGAAACCCACCAATGGCACCAGTGAATGCAGGCTACTCTGAGGCTGTGTATGACTTCAAAAAGAACATAACCAACGTTCTTGTTAACAAAAAGATATCTACCAACAACATTGAAGAATTTCTGGAGTGGACAAAAAGCTTATGGAATGcagtaaaatatgaaaatttcATATTCAGCTTTAGGAACAGCTTGGTAGCTGATGCATACATGAAGCTATGCACTGAATTCCATAAATGGGAATGGTCTTTTAAAAAGGACATGTTTAAGTGGTTAACATCTGCTGAAACCAGAGTGTGCAATTTTGAGATAATGAAATCCAAATCTGACAAGACAAACCTGCAAGATTTACTGAGGACCCTGAAAGATGAGGCCTCCTCAGAACTTGATGAATTGGAAAAGACCATTATGGAAAACCTCAACAAATACTATGAGCAAACAGAGGGTCATGTCTATCTGGTGGAAAAGTACAAAGAAGACTTTGTAAACAGTGCAAAATCTCTCAGGAGGGAAACAGAAAACTCAGTGTTGAACAAACTAGAGGCAGTTATTGAGATTAGGAAAGGAAAGAATAATTTggacaacataaaaaaaatacatactgaCAAAATGGAGAATAAAGTTCTCAAACTTCTGGAGGAGCTCCggaaaaacaaacattcagaAAGTATGTCTGAAGAAGAGCTTAACAACATCTTTGAAAACATATGGGAGGAAACCGTTAAAGAGCTGTCCTTTAATGGCTTGCGTAGACGAATCGTATCTGACAGTGTTTTTAAGCAGTTACGactgaacatgaaacaaaaaggAAGTTCTGTCGCTCAAAGGTTAAACAAAGGGAATCTGGATCAATACGGCAAAGAGGAATATGTTGTAACAGCAGATGGTCTTTTTAAAAAAGCTATAGAAATGATGCAGGTTTATAAATTTGATCAAACAAGGAGATTGCAACAGTTGGCAGACAGTACCATTGATGCATGTATGCAGTCAATTAACAacaagaaagaaggaaaagcaGATTATCATGACACCTACATTCAGGAGATCCTAAATATAATTGATACAAAATTGACTTCATTAAGGAAATTGAAAGTTTCTGGCGAATTTGAACTGTCCctaaagctacacatttgtgcTATTTCTGCGAGAGAATTCCAGGCCATGCATGACAGTTTTATTGAAGAGAACGACCCACGCCGATGTCTCGAGCAATCCAAAGAGAAGTACCGTGCTGATTTTAAAGATCTGTTCAGTAATCGTGATCAGTGTCAGAGGAAGGCTGCAGAATTCGCACAACTCTGCCTCAGCCCTGCAGTTGAGACATTCATCTGTAACTCACTGGGACTAGACATTATTGACACAATGCTGCAAGGGGAAAATGCATTTCAATTCAGCACACGTTCATTTTTCCAGTTCTCTATTTTAAAACAACTTCTGGATGACAGTAATTTTGAGAACTATGTGAGCTACATAAGTTCTTATGAACGCTTTGTTAAAGAGTGGATATTAAAACAAATCGAAGTCAGATTTTCTAAAGGAAACAAACTTTTTGAGCTGGAAGTGCAGCATCTCAAAGGAGCTATTATGGAGATAAAAGAGGCCATCAGAAAAGCACAACACAAACCAGATGAAAATGAAAGCATTAAGGGATTTATTCAGAACATTTGCAAAGAGCTTGGAAAAAAACTTGTGTTTTCAAATTATGCAGCAGTCATGGTTTTAAACAATGCCAAACAGGAACAATTTTCCTACTGGCTCATGCGGTCTGTGGAGGAAATGGAAGAATCGCTGAAGACTAAATTTAAGAAGGAAGACATTCTGACAAAACTGAAAACACTCAAAGTCAAACCACAGGATGAGCTGTTCAAGCGTGTATTTGGCTGTGGGAAACAGTGTCCATTCTGCAAAGCACCATGTGAGGCAGGAGGAGAAGCTCATACACATCACTGTGCTTCTGTACACAGACCTCAAGGACTTGGTTTATACAGGGATGAGCACTCAGGTAAATTAGTCACCAACATTTGCTCTACTGATGTGAACACTGAAGCCCGGTTCATATGCCTAGAGACCAACCATGTGTTCCATCCTTACAAGAAATACAGGGAGATCTTTCCGGACTGGAACATCCCTGCAGATCCCAGCATAGAGGCCTCAGACTACTGGAAATTTGTTATGGCAAAATATAATAATCTGTTTGCAAAAGCGTATAATGCAAAACCTGCAGATATTCCCcaagtgtggaaaaaaatcacaaagaaagCAGCAGAAAAAAGTCTGAAGGAGTGTTTTAGTATCAAGTAA